One part of the Ziziphus jujuba cultivar Dongzao chromosome 2, ASM3175591v1 genome encodes these proteins:
- the LOC107417803 gene encoding calcium-transporting ATPase 4, plasma membrane-type isoform X2, translating into MNVIVENEFLELLHAFYLEKEKIRIALYVQKAALQFIAAGNRVGHYKLTKQVSDAGFSIEPDELASIIRAHDAKGVEQHGGVEGLARDICVSLNHGVISSEIPLRQNIYGFNRYAEKPPKGFWMFVWEALQDLTLIILMISAAASMGVGIATEGWPQGMYDGLGIILSVLLVVMITAISDYKQSLQFKDLDKEKNNIIVQVTRDGCRQKVSIYDLVVGDVVHLSIGDQVPADGIFISGYSLSIDESSLSGESEPVDVDKNKPFLLSGTKVQDGSGKMLVTSVGMRTEWGRLMVTLSEGGNDETPLQVKLNGVATIIGKIGLAFAVLTFLVLTARFLVNKTVHHKITHWSSQDASELLNYFATAVIIIVVAVPEGLPLAVTLSLAFAMKKLMADKALVRQLSACETMGSATCICTDKTGTLTTNHMVVNKIWICEQTKTLKRYDDENLLKSLVSESVLNLFLQSIFQNTGSEVVKGKDGRNKIIGTPTETALTEFGLLMGGDFKTYSKEYKILKVEPFNSVRKKMSVLVAIPGDGGVRAFCKGASEIILNMCDKVLNSDGEAVPLSEEHRKSISDVINGFACEALRTLCTAFKDIEDSSNVDTIPEDGYILIAVVGIKDPVRPGVREAVETCLAAGITVRMVTGDNINTAKAIAKECGILTEGGLAIEGPDFRNKTPQEMEEIIPKLQVMARSLPLDKHTLVSQLRNVFKEVVAVTGDGTNDAPALHEADIGLAMGIAGTEVAKENADVIIMDDNFTTIVNVARWGRAVYLNIQKFVQFQLTVNVVALMLNFTSACLTGAAPLTAVQMLWVNLIMDTLGALALATEPPNDGLMKRPPIGRNVNFITGTMWRNIIGQSIYQILVLLVLKFNGKRLLNLEGSDATMTLNTVIFNSFVFCQVFNEINSRDMEKINVLSGLFSSWPFMMVMMSTVGFQIIIVELLGTFAETVPLNKELWLVSVLIGAVSLVIAVILKCIPVAKTEQSKRHHDGYERLPSGPEVV; encoded by the exons ATGAATGTTATAGTTGAGAATGAATTCCTTGAGCTTTTACATGCTTTTTATTTAGAAAAG GAAAAGATACGAATAGCCCTATACGTGCAAAAAGCAGCACTGCAATTCATAGCTG CTGGCAATCGAGTCGGACACTATAAGCTAACCAAACAAGTTAGTGATGCTGGTTTTAGCATTGAACCTGATGAACTTGCATCCATTATCCGAGCACATGATGCAAAGGGTGTTGAACAACATGGAGGAGTGGAAGGATTAGCAAGAGATATCTGCGTTTCTTTGAATCATGGTGTTATCTCAAGCGAAATACCTCTTAGgcaaaatatatatggtttcaATCGTTATGCTGAGAAACCTCCTAAAGGTTTTTGGATGTTTGTCTGGGAAGCTTTGCAAGATTTAACACTGATCATCCTCATGATTTCTGCTGCTGCTTCTAtgggtgttggaattgcaacagAAGGTTGGCCACAAGGAATGTATGATGGCTTAGGAATTATACTCAGTGTTTTATTAGTAGTTATGATAACTGCAATCAGTGACTACAAGCAGTCTTTGCAATTTAAAGATTTGGATAAAGAGAAGAACAATATTATTGTCCAAGTTACTAGAGATGGATGCAGACAGAAAGTTTCTATCTATGATTTAGTGGTTGGAGATGTTGTTCATCTCTCTATTGGAGATCAAGTTCCTGCTGATGGAATTTTCATATCAGGCTACAGCTTATCAATCGATGAATCTAGTTTGTCAGGTGAGAGTGAGCCGGTTGATGTTGACAAAAATAAGCCTTTTCTTCTATCAGGGACAAAAGTTCAAGATGGGTCTGGAAAAATGCTAGTTACTTCTGTTGGTATGAGGACTGAATGGGGAAGACTGATGGTCACTCTAAGTGAAGGTGGAAACGATGAGACTCCTTTACAGGTGAAGCTTAATGGGGTTGCAACCATTATTGGGAAGATTGGTTTGGCTTTCGCCGTGCTGACATTTTTGGTTTTGACAGCAAGGTTTTTGGTAAACAAGACGGTGCACCATAAAATCACTCACTGGTCTTCACAGGATGCATCGGAGCTTCTAAATTACTTTGCCACTGCAGTGATCataatagttgtggcagtcccGGAGGGATTACCTTTGGCGGTGACACTAAGCCTTGCCTTTGCAATGAAGAAATTAATGGCTGATAAGGCACTTGTGAGGCAGCTCTCTGCCTGTGAGACAATGGGTTCTGCTACTTGTATTTGCACTGATAAAACCGGAACCTTGACAACAAATCATATGGTGGTGAACAAAATATGGATCTGCGAACAAACTAAAACACTAAAAAGATACGACGATGAAAACTTATTGAAGTCCTTGGTTTCTGAAAGTGTACTAAACCTTTTTCTGCAATCTATATTTCAGAATACTGGCTCAGAAGTAGTCAAAGGAAAAGATGGAAGGAATAAAATCATCGGCACTCCAACAGAAACTGCTTTAACAGAGTTTGGCTTGCTTATGGGAGGTGATTTCAAAACTTATAGTAAGGAGTATAAAATTCTGAAGGTTGAACCTTTCAACTCAGTGAGAAAAAAGATGTCTGTGCTTGTGGCTATTCCCGGTGATGGTGGGGTTCGAGCATTCTGCAAAGGAGCATCGGAAATAATCTTAAACATGTGTGACAAGGTTCTCAATTCTGATGGGGAAGCTGTGCCTCTATCTGAAGAACATAGGAAAAGCATATCAGATGTGATAAATGGGTTTGCTTGTGAAGCTTTGAGAACTCTATGCACTGCTTTCAAGGATATAGAAGATTCTTCTAATGTAGATACAATTCCTGAAGACGGTTACATACTAATAGCTGTTGTTGGAATTAAAGATCCTGTTCGTCCGGGAGTTAGGGAAGCTGTAGAGACTTGTTTGGCTGCTGGGATTACAGTGAGGATGGTCACTGGTGATAACATTAATACTGCTAAAGCCATAGCCAAAGAATGTGGTATTTTGACAGAAGGTGGTTTGGCAATAGAAGGGCCAGATTTCAGAAACAAAACTCCACAGGAAATGGAGGAAATAATACCAAAACTACAG GTAATGGCTCGTTCATTGCCTTTGGACAAACACACCTTGGTTTCTCAATTAAGGAATGTGTTTAAAGAAGTTGTGGCAGTGACTGGTGATGGGACAAATGATGCTCCAGCTTTGCATGAGGCAGACATTGGACTTGCTATGGGTATAGCAGGAACAGAG GTTGCCAAAGAAAATGCAGATGTTATCATAATGGATGATAACTTCACAACCATAGTGAATGTTGCTAGATGGGGACGAGCCGTCTATCTCAACATTCAAAAGTTTGTACAGTTTCAGTTAACAGTCAATGTTGTTGCTCTTATGCTCAACTTTACCTCTGCATGCCTCACAG GTGCTGCTCCACTTACTGCTGTTCAGATGCTTTGGGTCAATTTGATCATGGACACTCTTGGTGCTCTGGCTCTTGCTACAGAACCACCAAATGATGGGTTAATGAAAAGGCCACCAATTGGTAGGAATGTCAATTTCATCACAGGGACAATGTGGAGAAATATCATTGGTCAGAGTATCTATCAGATTCTGGTCCTTCTAGTCCTCAAGTTTAATGGCAAAAGGCTCCTGAACCTCGAGGGTTCAGATGCCACTATGACTCTCAACACAGTCATTTTCAACTCTTTTGTGTTTTGCCAG GTATTCAACGAGATTAACAGCCGGGACATGGAGAAGATTAATGTTCTAAGTGGTCTTTTTAGTAGTTGGCCTTTCATGATGGTTATGATGTCCACAGTAGGTTTCCAAATCATAATAGTTGAGCTTTTGGGCACTTTTGCTGAGACTGTGCCATTAAATAAGGAGTTGTGGTTAGTCAGCGTGTTGATTGGAGCCGTAAGTTTGGTTATTGCTGTTATATTGAAGTGCATCCCAGTTGCAAAGACAGAGCAGAGTAAGAGACATCATGACGGGTATGAAAGACTCCCAAGTGGGCCAGAGGTGGTATGA
- the LOC107417803 gene encoding putative calcium-transporting ATPase 11, plasma membrane-type isoform X1, with protein MEEYLRRNFEVDAKRPSEEALMRWRSAVSVVKNPRRRFRMVADLAKRAEAERKRLKLQEKIRIALYVQKAALQFIAAGNRVGHYKLTKQVSDAGFSIEPDELASIIRAHDAKGVEQHGGVEGLARDICVSLNHGVISSEIPLRQNIYGFNRYAEKPPKGFWMFVWEALQDLTLIILMISAAASMGVGIATEGWPQGMYDGLGIILSVLLVVMITAISDYKQSLQFKDLDKEKNNIIVQVTRDGCRQKVSIYDLVVGDVVHLSIGDQVPADGIFISGYSLSIDESSLSGESEPVDVDKNKPFLLSGTKVQDGSGKMLVTSVGMRTEWGRLMVTLSEGGNDETPLQVKLNGVATIIGKIGLAFAVLTFLVLTARFLVNKTVHHKITHWSSQDASELLNYFATAVIIIVVAVPEGLPLAVTLSLAFAMKKLMADKALVRQLSACETMGSATCICTDKTGTLTTNHMVVNKIWICEQTKTLKRYDDENLLKSLVSESVLNLFLQSIFQNTGSEVVKGKDGRNKIIGTPTETALTEFGLLMGGDFKTYSKEYKILKVEPFNSVRKKMSVLVAIPGDGGVRAFCKGASEIILNMCDKVLNSDGEAVPLSEEHRKSISDVINGFACEALRTLCTAFKDIEDSSNVDTIPEDGYILIAVVGIKDPVRPGVREAVETCLAAGITVRMVTGDNINTAKAIAKECGILTEGGLAIEGPDFRNKTPQEMEEIIPKLQVMARSLPLDKHTLVSQLRNVFKEVVAVTGDGTNDAPALHEADIGLAMGIAGTEVAKENADVIIMDDNFTTIVNVARWGRAVYLNIQKFVQFQLTVNVVALMLNFTSACLTGAAPLTAVQMLWVNLIMDTLGALALATEPPNDGLMKRPPIGRNVNFITGTMWRNIIGQSIYQILVLLVLKFNGKRLLNLEGSDATMTLNTVIFNSFVFCQVFNEINSRDMEKINVLSGLFSSWPFMMVMMSTVGFQIIIVELLGTFAETVPLNKELWLVSVLIGAVSLVIAVILKCIPVAKTEQSKRHHDGYERLPSGPEVV; from the exons ATGGAGGAATACTTGAGAAGGAACTTCGAGGTAGATGCCAAAAGACCCTCTGAAGAAGCTTTGATGAGATGGAGATCTGCGGTCTCGGTCGTCAAGAATCCTCGCCGAAGATTCCGAATGGTTGCAGACCTTGCCAAAAGAGCCGAAGCCGAAAGAAAGCGCCTGAAACTTCAG GAAAAGATACGAATAGCCCTATACGTGCAAAAAGCAGCACTGCAATTCATAGCTG CTGGCAATCGAGTCGGACACTATAAGCTAACCAAACAAGTTAGTGATGCTGGTTTTAGCATTGAACCTGATGAACTTGCATCCATTATCCGAGCACATGATGCAAAGGGTGTTGAACAACATGGAGGAGTGGAAGGATTAGCAAGAGATATCTGCGTTTCTTTGAATCATGGTGTTATCTCAAGCGAAATACCTCTTAGgcaaaatatatatggtttcaATCGTTATGCTGAGAAACCTCCTAAAGGTTTTTGGATGTTTGTCTGGGAAGCTTTGCAAGATTTAACACTGATCATCCTCATGATTTCTGCTGCTGCTTCTAtgggtgttggaattgcaacagAAGGTTGGCCACAAGGAATGTATGATGGCTTAGGAATTATACTCAGTGTTTTATTAGTAGTTATGATAACTGCAATCAGTGACTACAAGCAGTCTTTGCAATTTAAAGATTTGGATAAAGAGAAGAACAATATTATTGTCCAAGTTACTAGAGATGGATGCAGACAGAAAGTTTCTATCTATGATTTAGTGGTTGGAGATGTTGTTCATCTCTCTATTGGAGATCAAGTTCCTGCTGATGGAATTTTCATATCAGGCTACAGCTTATCAATCGATGAATCTAGTTTGTCAGGTGAGAGTGAGCCGGTTGATGTTGACAAAAATAAGCCTTTTCTTCTATCAGGGACAAAAGTTCAAGATGGGTCTGGAAAAATGCTAGTTACTTCTGTTGGTATGAGGACTGAATGGGGAAGACTGATGGTCACTCTAAGTGAAGGTGGAAACGATGAGACTCCTTTACAGGTGAAGCTTAATGGGGTTGCAACCATTATTGGGAAGATTGGTTTGGCTTTCGCCGTGCTGACATTTTTGGTTTTGACAGCAAGGTTTTTGGTAAACAAGACGGTGCACCATAAAATCACTCACTGGTCTTCACAGGATGCATCGGAGCTTCTAAATTACTTTGCCACTGCAGTGATCataatagttgtggcagtcccGGAGGGATTACCTTTGGCGGTGACACTAAGCCTTGCCTTTGCAATGAAGAAATTAATGGCTGATAAGGCACTTGTGAGGCAGCTCTCTGCCTGTGAGACAATGGGTTCTGCTACTTGTATTTGCACTGATAAAACCGGAACCTTGACAACAAATCATATGGTGGTGAACAAAATATGGATCTGCGAACAAACTAAAACACTAAAAAGATACGACGATGAAAACTTATTGAAGTCCTTGGTTTCTGAAAGTGTACTAAACCTTTTTCTGCAATCTATATTTCAGAATACTGGCTCAGAAGTAGTCAAAGGAAAAGATGGAAGGAATAAAATCATCGGCACTCCAACAGAAACTGCTTTAACAGAGTTTGGCTTGCTTATGGGAGGTGATTTCAAAACTTATAGTAAGGAGTATAAAATTCTGAAGGTTGAACCTTTCAACTCAGTGAGAAAAAAGATGTCTGTGCTTGTGGCTATTCCCGGTGATGGTGGGGTTCGAGCATTCTGCAAAGGAGCATCGGAAATAATCTTAAACATGTGTGACAAGGTTCTCAATTCTGATGGGGAAGCTGTGCCTCTATCTGAAGAACATAGGAAAAGCATATCAGATGTGATAAATGGGTTTGCTTGTGAAGCTTTGAGAACTCTATGCACTGCTTTCAAGGATATAGAAGATTCTTCTAATGTAGATACAATTCCTGAAGACGGTTACATACTAATAGCTGTTGTTGGAATTAAAGATCCTGTTCGTCCGGGAGTTAGGGAAGCTGTAGAGACTTGTTTGGCTGCTGGGATTACAGTGAGGATGGTCACTGGTGATAACATTAATACTGCTAAAGCCATAGCCAAAGAATGTGGTATTTTGACAGAAGGTGGTTTGGCAATAGAAGGGCCAGATTTCAGAAACAAAACTCCACAGGAAATGGAGGAAATAATACCAAAACTACAG GTAATGGCTCGTTCATTGCCTTTGGACAAACACACCTTGGTTTCTCAATTAAGGAATGTGTTTAAAGAAGTTGTGGCAGTGACTGGTGATGGGACAAATGATGCTCCAGCTTTGCATGAGGCAGACATTGGACTTGCTATGGGTATAGCAGGAACAGAG GTTGCCAAAGAAAATGCAGATGTTATCATAATGGATGATAACTTCACAACCATAGTGAATGTTGCTAGATGGGGACGAGCCGTCTATCTCAACATTCAAAAGTTTGTACAGTTTCAGTTAACAGTCAATGTTGTTGCTCTTATGCTCAACTTTACCTCTGCATGCCTCACAG GTGCTGCTCCACTTACTGCTGTTCAGATGCTTTGGGTCAATTTGATCATGGACACTCTTGGTGCTCTGGCTCTTGCTACAGAACCACCAAATGATGGGTTAATGAAAAGGCCACCAATTGGTAGGAATGTCAATTTCATCACAGGGACAATGTGGAGAAATATCATTGGTCAGAGTATCTATCAGATTCTGGTCCTTCTAGTCCTCAAGTTTAATGGCAAAAGGCTCCTGAACCTCGAGGGTTCAGATGCCACTATGACTCTCAACACAGTCATTTTCAACTCTTTTGTGTTTTGCCAG GTATTCAACGAGATTAACAGCCGGGACATGGAGAAGATTAATGTTCTAAGTGGTCTTTTTAGTAGTTGGCCTTTCATGATGGTTATGATGTCCACAGTAGGTTTCCAAATCATAATAGTTGAGCTTTTGGGCACTTTTGCTGAGACTGTGCCATTAAATAAGGAGTTGTGGTTAGTCAGCGTGTTGATTGGAGCCGTAAGTTTGGTTATTGCTGTTATATTGAAGTGCATCCCAGTTGCAAAGACAGAGCAGAGTAAGAGACATCATGACGGGTATGAAAGACTCCCAAGTGGGCCAGAGGTGGTATGA
- the LOC107417804 gene encoding uncharacterized protein LOC107417804 gives MSLVDYTSSDEDDDVPEDLPEKQENVSDQPPTPSPPPPLPNPLHKQKPSSESYQKPESSHSKEPPIEKLPDASLLLNSPDFSSNMVSATDHSSLVAAAMAENASRKRDSKGLASSLPRSKVPKGSLPHSKNVPDTVGGMLVPPQLSGRSNVVTEDISKLFVNKQADPSQQ, from the exons ATGTCTTTGGTAGACTACACATCCTCGGACGAAGACGACGACGTTCCGGAGGATCTCCCAGAGAAACAAGAAAACGTCTCCGACCAACCTCccactccttctcctcctcctccgctTCCCAATCCTCTTCACAAGCA GAAACCCAGTTCTGAATCATATCAAAAGCCTGAAAGTTCCCATTCAAAAGAACCTCCAATTGAGAAACTCCCTGATGCTTCACTGCTGTTGAATTCTCCTGATTTCTCATCAAACATGGTGAGTGCGACCGACCACTCTTCCCTAGTTGCAGCTGCCATGGCGGAAAATGCTTCGCGGAAGAGAGATTCAAAGGGGTTGGCTTCCTCTCTTCCTCGAAGTAAAGTTCCAAAAGGGTCATTGCCCCATTCCAAGAATGTTCCTGATACTGTTGGTGGTATGCTAGTTCCACCCCAGCTTAGTGGAAG GAGCAATGTTGTGACTGAAGATATAAGCAAGCTGTTTGTCAATAAGCAAGCTGACCCCTCACAACAGTAA